A region of Oncorhynchus masou masou isolate Uvic2021 chromosome 29, UVic_Omas_1.1, whole genome shotgun sequence DNA encodes the following proteins:
- the LOC135519885 gene encoding keratin-associated protein 4-3-like has translation MSCCKVKVGFLPCCKVKVGFLPCCKVKVGFLPCCKMKVGFLPCCKVKVGFLSCCKVKVGFLSCCKMKVGFLPCCKVKVGFLPCCKVKVGFLPCCKVKVGFLPCCKVKVGFLPCCKVKVGFLPCCKVKVGFLSCCKVKVGFLPCCK, from the coding sequence ATGTCCTGCTGCAAGGTGAAGGTGGGCTTCCTGCCCTGCTGCAAGGTGAAGGTGGGCTTCCTGCCATGCTGCAAGGTGAAGGTGGGCTTCCTGCCCTGCTGCAAGATGAAGGTGGGCTTCCTGCCCTGCTGCAAGGTGAAGGTGGGCTTCCTGTCCTGCTGCAAGGTGAAGGTGGGCTTCCTGTCCTGCTGCAAGATGAAAGTGGGCTTCCTGCCCTGCTGCAAGGTGAAAGTGGGCTTCCTGCCCTGCTGCAAGGTGAAGGTGGGCTTCCTGCCCTGCTGCAAGGTGAAAGTGGGCTTCCTGCCCTGCTGCAAGGTGAAGGTGGGCTTCCTGCCCTGCTGCAAGGTGAAGGTGGGCTTCCTGCCCTGCTGCAAGGTGAAGGTGGGCTTCCTGTCTTGCTGCAAGGTGAAGGTGGGCTTCCTACCCTGCTGCAAG